One Streptomonospora salina genomic window, CCGGGCAGGGCGGCGCGAGTGCCGACGGCTCCGGCGGTGCGGAAGGCACCGAGCCCGGCGCGGGCTCCGACCGCGATGCGGGCGGCGGTGCGGCCGCCGGGGCGTTGGACTTCACCGCCCCTGAGGTCGGCGGGGACGAGATCTCCGGAGCCGAACTGCGGGGCGAACCGGTGGTGCTGTGGTTCTGGGCCCCCTGGTGCACGGTGTGCCGCGGCGAAGCGCCCGGCGTCGCCGAGACCGCCGAACGCTACGAGGGCGAGGTGGAGTTCATCGGCGTCGCCGGCCAGGGCGAACCCGACGCCATGGCGGAGTTCGTCGAATCCACGGGCACCGGCGGCATGCGCCACATCATCGACGAGGACGGCTCCATCTGGTCGGGGTTCGAGGTGACCACCCAGCCCTCTTTCTCGTTCCTGCGGAACTCGGGGAGCTTTTTGACCTACACGGGAACGATGACCGATCAGGAGATCGACGAGCGCGTCGAATCCGAGGTCCTGGGCTGATCGATGGAGCAGATCCCGTTCGCGATCGCCGTGGCCGCCGGCATGCTCGCGGTCCTCAACCCCTGCGGCTTCGCACTGCTGCCCGGATACGTGGCGCTGCTGGTGTCCGACGCCCCCGACGCGCGGTCCGGGCGCTTGCCG contains:
- a CDS encoding redoxin domain-containing protein; its protein translation is MERIPFGILAPAAAVAAVLAAGCGAPDGAGGAAGQGGASADGSGGAEGTEPGAGSDRDAGGGAAAGALDFTAPEVGGDEISGAELRGEPVVLWFWAPWCTVCRGEAPGVAETAERYEGEVEFIGVAGQGEPDAMAEFVESTGTGGMRHIIDEDGSIWSGFEVTTQPSFSFLRNSGSFLTYTGTMTDQEIDERVESEVLG